From the Pungitius pungitius chromosome 6, fPunPun2.1, whole genome shotgun sequence genome, one window contains:
- the LOC119196536 gene encoding E3 ubiquitin-protein ligase TRIM21-like: MSAASCLLTEDQFLCSICLDVFTHPVTTPCGHNFCKACITDHWDVNVPANCPNCKKVFSTRPELQVNTFISEMAAQFRLSAQQKASSSSSEQQAAQPGEVPCDVCTGTKVKALKSCLVCLVSYCEAHLEPHLTTSGLKRHQLMDPVENLEARMCTKHDKLLELFCKTDQMCVCMLCTVLEHKNHEYVPLREEYEGKKAELGKTEAEVQQMIQKRRLKIQEIKHSVKLSEEQADREVLEGVLVFSALKESVERSQVELMDTIKEKQRKTQKEAEGFIKELEQEISELKKRSTEVELLSRSEDHLHLLQSFRTLNTAPPTKDWTGVRVSPPSYEGTVVRAVNQLEKKLSNQMKKLLELKRVQQSAVDVTLDPDTANPRLILSDDGKQVKDGDVEKNLPNNPERFNLCAVVLGKQSLSSGRFYYEVQVKGKTDWDLGVVRKSINRKGIISLSPQNGYWTIWLRNQNEYLACDDPSVRLSLESRPEKVGVFVDYEEGLVSFYDVGSAALIYSFTGCCFTEKLYPYFSPCNNNKGTNSAPLIISAVNHTE; the protein is encoded by the coding sequence ATGTCTGCTGCCAGCTGTCTTCTGACTGAAGATCAgttcctgtgctccatctgtctggatgtcttcactcatccagtcaccacaccatgtggacacaacttCTGTAAAGCCTGCATCACTGACCACTGGGACGTTAATGTCCCGGCTAACTGTCCCAACTGTAAAAAGGTCTTCTCCACCAGACCTGAGCTGCAGGTCAACACGTTCATCTCTGAGATGGCTGCTCAGTTCAGACTGTCAGCTCAacagaaagccagcagcagcagctcagagcaacAAGCTGCCCAACCAGGAGAAGTTCCCTGTGACGTCTGCACTGGAACCAAAGTGAAGGCCCTCAAGTCCTGCCTGGTGTGTCTGGTCTCCTACTGTGAAGCTCACCTGGAGCCTCATCTGACTACGTCAGGTCTGAAGAGACATCAGCTGATGGACcctgtggagaacctggaaGCCAGGATGTGTACGAAGCACGATAAACTGCTGGAGCTCTTCTGTAAGACCGACcagatgtgtgtctgcatgctctgCACTGTTTTAGAGCACAAGAACCATGAGTATGTTCCTCTGAGAGAAGAATATGAAGGAAAGAAGGCCGAGCTGGGGAAGACTGaggctgaagtccagcagatgATCCAGAAGAGACGACTAAAGATTCAGGAGATCAAACACTCAGTGAAGCTCAGCGAGGAACAAGCAGACAGAGAGGTACTAGAAGGTGTCCTGGTCTTCAGCGCTCTGAAGGAGTCTGTTGAGAGAAGCCAGGTGGAGCTCATGGACACcatcaaagagaagcagagaaagacacagaaagaggctGAAGGCTTCATCAAAGAGCTGGAACAGGAGATCTCTGagctgaagaagagaagcacTGAGGTGGAGCTGCTCTCACGCTCTGAagaccacctccacctcctccagagcTTCAGGACCCTGAACACTGCTCCACCCACCAAGGACTGGacaggagtcagagtcagtccaCCTTCATATGAGGGGACTGTGGTGAGAGCTGTGaaccagctggagaagaagctcagtaaccagatgaagaagctgctggagctgaAGAGAGTCCAGCAGTCTGCAGTGGATGTGACACTCGATCCTGATACAGCAAATCCTAGACTCATCCTGTCTGATGATGGAAAACAAGTTAAAGATGGAGATGTAGAGAAGAATCTCCCAAACAATCCAGAGAGGTTTAATCTTTGTGCTGTTGTCTTAGGAAAGCAGAGTTTATCTTCAGGTAGATTTTACTACGAGGTTCAGGTTAAAGGGAAGACTGACTGGGATTTAGGAGTCGTGAGAAAGTCCATCAACAGGAAGGGAATCATCTCACTGTCTCCTCAGAATGGTTACTGGACGATATGGTTGAGGAATCAGAATGAGTACTTGGCTTGTGATGACCCATcagtccgtctctctctggAGTCCCGGCCTGagaaggtgggggtgtttgtggatTATGAGGAGGGTCTGGTCTCCTTTTATGACGTTGGTTCTGCAGCTCTGATCTACTCCTTTACTGGCTGCTgcttcactgagaaactctACCCGTACTTTAGtccatgtaataataataaaggtacaaactctgctcctctgatcatctctgctgtcaatcacactgAGTAG